One Pseudodesulfovibrio senegalensis DNA segment encodes these proteins:
- a CDS encoding HD-GYP domain-containing protein, whose product MADLYIPIATRLILPSTKAGFVSYLKQGDKYVLYSTSGEQFSAEHQLRLEIQDVNTLYVHKDEEEELNAYVERYIARMLADGSIPMSARAEAWTRSANSVARDLFEAKLPPRQLQEQYNRFQRFITESATLFRSPRGLKELSKLIAHGYDIYNHGLGTAVLTACVLMTLDGGEDLLADCGGGAMLHDYGKLSLDPDLLKADPDIMPLAQRRIWDTHPILGVQSCATIPLSPESIHCVLFHHEREDGKGFPGRVKGEDIPLYARIVALCEHYDKLTRKQYYRPAYKPYEALKIIKQDKGMYNRDAFMRLVSVLSEADVASI is encoded by the coding sequence ATGGCCGACCTCTACATCCCCATTGCCACGCGCCTGATCCTGCCCAGCACCAAAGCGGGCTTCGTGAGCTACCTGAAACAGGGGGACAAATACGTACTCTACTCCACGTCCGGTGAGCAATTTTCCGCAGAGCACCAGTTGCGCCTGGAAATCCAGGACGTGAACACCCTCTACGTGCACAAGGATGAAGAGGAGGAATTGAACGCCTATGTGGAGCGGTATATCGCCAGAATGCTTGCGGACGGCTCCATCCCCATGAGTGCACGGGCCGAGGCTTGGACCCGCTCGGCAAACTCCGTGGCCCGGGACCTGTTCGAGGCCAAGCTGCCCCCGCGCCAGTTGCAGGAACAATACAACCGTTTCCAGCGATTCATCACGGAAAGCGCGACACTGTTCCGGTCGCCGCGTGGACTCAAGGAGCTTTCCAAGCTCATTGCCCACGGCTACGACATCTACAATCACGGACTGGGAACCGCCGTGCTCACGGCCTGCGTGCTCATGACGCTGGACGGCGGCGAGGACCTGCTGGCCGACTGCGGGGGCGGCGCCATGCTGCACGACTACGGCAAGCTCTCGCTGGACCCGGACCTGCTCAAGGCCGACCCGGACATCATGCCGCTGGCCCAACGCCGCATTTGGGACACGCATCCCATCCTCGGCGTGCAATCCTGTGCCACCATCCCGCTCTCACCGGAGAGCATCCATTGCGTGCTCTTTCACCATGAACGCGAAGACGGCAAGGGTTTCCCCGGCCGGGTCAAGGGCGAGGACATCCCCCTGTATGCCCGCATCGTGGCCCTGTGCGAACACTACGACAAACTCACACGCAAGCAATACTACCGCCCGGCGTACAAGCCGTACGAGGCGCTGAAAATCATCAAGCAGGACAAGGGAATGTACAACAGGGACGCGTTCATGCGCCTGGTCAGCGTGCTCTCCGAAGCGGACGTGGCCTCCATCTAG
- the msrB gene encoding peptide-methionine (R)-S-oxide reductase MsrB encodes MAQVTDNIETATLAGGCFWCVEADFQKIPGVVDVISGYAGGTEPEPSYEQVAGGRTGHREAVQIRFDPSQVDYSRILGTFWKHIDPTDAGGSFADRGFQYTSAIFYHSDEQRIEAERSRAKLDDSGRFSGPVVTEILPFTTFYPAEGYHQDFSKKNPARYNSYRLHSGRERFKERHWGKKACPITRPETGKQDAYTTPPDSELKGKLTPLQYRVVREQGTEPPFDNEYWDNHEPGIYVDIVSGEPLFSSRDKFDSGTGWPSFTRPLESENIEEHEDRSLFSTRTEVRSRHGDSHLGHVFGDGPAPSGRRYCINSAALRFIPADQLEAEGYGRYSDLFE; translated from the coding sequence ATGGCCCAAGTTACTGACAATATCGAAACCGCAACCCTTGCGGGCGGCTGCTTCTGGTGTGTGGAGGCGGACTTTCAGAAAATACCCGGCGTGGTCGACGTTATCTCCGGCTATGCGGGCGGAACCGAGCCGGAACCGAGCTACGAACAGGTGGCCGGTGGCAGGACCGGACACAGGGAAGCCGTGCAAATACGCTTTGATCCCTCGCAGGTGGATTATTCGCGCATACTGGGTACGTTCTGGAAACACATCGACCCCACGGATGCGGGCGGATCGTTTGCTGACCGTGGTTTCCAATATACTTCGGCCATTTTCTACCACTCGGACGAGCAGCGCATCGAGGCCGAACGCTCCCGCGCGAAACTTGATGATTCCGGCCGTTTTTCCGGCCCTGTCGTCACGGAAATTCTCCCCTTCACCACATTTTACCCGGCGGAAGGCTATCATCAGGATTTCTCGAAAAAGAATCCGGCACGGTACAATTCCTACCGTCTCCACTCCGGGCGCGAACGTTTCAAGGAACGGCATTGGGGGAAAAAGGCCTGCCCTATCACCCGGCCCGAAACCGGCAAACAGGACGCATATACCACGCCTCCCGACAGCGAACTGAAGGGAAAACTCACTCCGCTGCAATACCGCGTGGTGCGGGAGCAAGGAACCGAACCGCCGTTCGACAACGAATACTGGGACAACCATGAACCGGGCATCTACGTTGACATAGTCTCGGGAGAGCCCTTGTTCAGCTCACGGGACAAATTCGATTCCGGCACGGGCTGGCCCAGCTTCACCCGGCCTCTTGAAAGCGAAAACATCGAGGAACACGAGGACAGGTCGCTCTTTTCCACGCGTACCGAAGTCCGCAGCCGACATGGTGATTCCCACCTCGGCCACGTGTTCGGCGACGGGCCTGCCCCAAGCGGGAGGCGCTATTGCATCAACTCGGCGGCATTGCGTTTCATCCCTGCGGACCAACTCGAAGCAGAGGGCTATGGCCGATACTCGGACCTCTTTGAATGA
- the nadD gene encoding nicotinate (nicotinamide) nucleotide adenylyltransferase has protein sequence MKIGLLGGSFNPVHIGHVRMAIEVREALELDRVELVPVRHPPHKTEEGLLPFDLRMDLCGAAIEGVAGLGSNPIEDRRPGPSFTCDTLTCYREEQPESELVFIMGAATFLELESWRRGLELPELSSLAVVNRWTAAEKVAETIAGRWPDAVPENEGVWRFPSGHAVHLIEIPRLDVKAAMLRERWLQRRDISFLVPRFVREMLEDRSDEVARYWGERA, from the coding sequence GTGAAAATTGGTCTTTTGGGCGGCAGTTTCAATCCCGTGCATATCGGGCATGTGCGCATGGCCATCGAAGTGCGCGAGGCCCTTGAACTTGACCGTGTGGAGTTGGTGCCGGTCCGGCATCCACCGCACAAGACCGAGGAGGGATTGCTTCCTTTCGATCTGCGAATGGATTTGTGCGGAGCAGCCATAGAGGGCGTTGCCGGGCTCGGGTCCAATCCCATTGAGGACCGCCGTCCCGGGCCTTCGTTTACCTGTGACACCCTGACCTGTTACCGCGAGGAACAGCCCGAAAGTGAGCTGGTGTTCATCATGGGTGCGGCCACGTTTCTGGAACTGGAAAGCTGGCGGCGCGGCCTAGAGCTGCCGGAGCTGTCCTCCTTGGCCGTGGTCAATCGCTGGACCGCCGCGGAAAAGGTTGCGGAAACCATTGCCGGACGCTGGCCGGACGCCGTGCCCGAGAACGAGGGTGTTTGGCGCTTCCCTTCCGGCCATGCCGTGCATCTGATCGAGATTCCCCGGCTGGACGTCAAGGCCGCCATGCTGCGCGAACGTTGGCTGCAACGCCGCGACATCAGTTTTCTGGTGCCTCGCTTCGTGCGTGAAATGCTGGAGGATCGCAGTGATGAGGTGGCCCGCTACTGGGGCGAGCGCGCGTAG
- a CDS encoding glycosyltransferase family 9 protein, producing MKKVDNTAKAVVVRLGHMGDVALTTGVLEHWRRTRNMRFVFVTRESFAPILHGHPAVEQVWTVDEQALGSTRAWLRECSILARQFGHLPLLDLHGSLRSRILGMRWPGTVRRYPKLGLQRRIFSRTGARRFQSMLEHTNVPQRYAMALERDHTPADALLPQITLFPEEQEQARSTLTPLRTDGPLVALHPYATHPSKQWPEAHWRSLTELLEQAEIDWIVVGRSKTSLFPESPNDLTNRTNLRTTCALLAEANAMVTNDSGPMHLASGVGTPVVALFGPTAKAWGFYPAGTRDMVLERDMDCRPCSLHGAEACANGLACLSGISAKQAMRAVQTVLDNR from the coding sequence ATGAAAAAAGTAGACAATACAGCCAAGGCCGTGGTGGTCCGATTGGGGCACATGGGCGACGTGGCCCTGACCACAGGGGTTCTCGAGCATTGGCGCAGAACCCGAAACATGCGTTTCGTGTTCGTGACCAGGGAATCGTTCGCCCCCATCCTGCACGGGCATCCTGCCGTGGAACAGGTTTGGACCGTGGACGAGCAGGCCCTTGGCAGCACCCGGGCATGGCTGCGCGAATGCTCCATACTGGCCCGGCAATTCGGCCACCTGCCCCTGCTCGACCTGCACGGCAGCCTGCGTTCACGCATTCTGGGCATGCGCTGGCCCGGCACGGTGCGCCGCTACCCCAAACTCGGCCTGCAACGCCGCATATTCAGCCGCACCGGGGCCCGGCGCTTCCAATCCATGCTGGAACACACCAACGTGCCGCAGCGCTACGCCATGGCACTGGAACGCGACCATACTCCCGCCGACGCCCTGCTCCCGCAGATCACACTTTTCCCCGAAGAACAGGAACAGGCCCGATCGACCCTGACCCCGTTACGCACCGACGGACCGCTGGTTGCATTGCACCCCTATGCCACGCACCCGTCCAAGCAATGGCCCGAGGCACACTGGCGATCGCTGACAGAACTTCTCGAACAGGCGGAGATCGACTGGATTGTGGTGGGTCGCAGCAAGACCTCACTGTTTCCCGAATCCCCCAACGACCTGACCAACCGGACAAACCTGCGCACCACCTGCGCCCTGCTGGCCGAGGCAAACGCAATGGTCACCAACGATTCAGGCCCCATGCACCTCGCTTCTGGCGTGGGCACGCCGGTGGTGGCCCTGTTCGGCCCCACGGCAAAGGCATGGGGATTCTACCCGGCCGGAACAAGAGACATGGTTCTGGAGCGGGACATGGACTGCCGTCCCTGCTCACTGCACGGGGCCGAGGCCTGTGCCAACGGGCTTGCGTGTCTCTCCGGGATATCGGCAAAGCAGGCAATGCGCGCTGTGCAAACCGTGCTGGACAACCGGTAG
- a CDS encoding cytochrome c maturation protein CcmE, whose product MSKKTNKSIYIAAMVLFLGGLGYLLWSGLSENSTYFLNVSEALAMKQESLDRARLFGKVSPENLETTPGALGVDFDLVDKVDGAKMLRVEYQGAVPDTFKPGVEVIVEGKFDHGNRVFTATSLVTKCPSKYREQSAEMEKSQG is encoded by the coding sequence ATGTCCAAGAAGACAAACAAGAGCATATATATTGCGGCCATGGTTCTCTTTCTGGGAGGATTGGGATACCTTTTGTGGTCCGGCCTTTCCGAAAACAGCACGTATTTCCTGAACGTGTCCGAGGCTTTGGCCATGAAACAGGAATCCCTTGACCGGGCCCGTCTGTTCGGCAAGGTTTCGCCCGAGAATCTGGAAACCACACCCGGTGCACTGGGCGTGGATTTCGATCTCGTGGACAAGGTGGACGGCGCAAAGATGCTGCGCGTGGAGTATCAGGGCGCGGTGCCGGATACCTTCAAGCCGGGCGTGGAGGTCATTGTGGAAGGGAAATTCGATCACGGGAACAGGGTCTTCACGGCCACTTCGCTGGTCACCAAATGTCCCTCCAAATACCGCGAGCAGAGTGCGGAGATGGAAAAGTCCCAAGGATAG
- a CDS encoding glutamate-5-semialdehyde dehydrogenase — protein sequence MDIREQMVAMGKRAKVAARQLAKASGADKQKALQALADLLETNAQTIAEANRKDVDAAVERGLDAAKVQRLTITEKVLASMVQGCREVAAMSDPVGEIESMKKRPNGMLVGRMRVPLGVVAMIYESRPNATVDAGILCLKAGNATILRGGSEAFHSNTALAELMHQALEKAGLPRDAVQVPPTTAREAVAEMLKLDEYIDVVIPRGGEGLIRAVTEQASMPVLKHYKGVCHVFADASCDVAKTFDIVENAKMQYPSGCNALECLLVHRDVARSLLPGLGERLGPKGVSFRACPESLPLLGEWAEPAAEQDWGMEYLSLTMAVKVVDGLDEAMDFIAEHGSNHTEAILTEDHSRAMQFIREVDASLVVANATTRFNDGGQLGLGAEIGISTSKLHAYGPMGVRELTSAKFVLVGDWQVRE from the coding sequence ATGGATATTCGGGAACAGATGGTGGCCATGGGCAAGCGGGCGAAGGTAGCGGCCCGGCAACTGGCCAAGGCCTCCGGCGCAGACAAGCAGAAGGCTCTTCAGGCATTGGCGGACCTGCTGGAAACCAATGCCCAGACCATTGCCGAAGCCAACCGCAAGGATGTGGATGCTGCCGTGGAGCGGGGGCTCGATGCCGCCAAAGTGCAGCGATTGACAATTACGGAAAAGGTACTGGCCTCCATGGTTCAGGGCTGCCGCGAAGTCGCGGCCATGTCCGATCCGGTGGGTGAAATCGAATCCATGAAAAAACGTCCCAACGGCATGTTGGTGGGGCGCATGCGCGTTCCTCTCGGTGTGGTGGCCATGATTTACGAATCGCGTCCCAACGCCACCGTGGACGCGGGTATCCTTTGCCTCAAGGCCGGAAACGCCACGATCCTGCGCGGCGGGTCCGAGGCGTTTCATTCCAACACGGCTCTGGCCGAACTCATGCATCAGGCCCTGGAAAAGGCCGGGCTGCCCCGCGATGCCGTGCAGGTTCCGCCCACCACCGCGCGCGAGGCTGTGGCGGAAATGCTCAAGCTCGACGAATACATCGACGTGGTCATCCCGCGTGGCGGCGAAGGCTTGATTCGCGCCGTCACCGAGCAGGCGTCCATGCCTGTGCTCAAGCACTACAAGGGAGTGTGTCACGTGTTTGCGGATGCCTCCTGCGATGTTGCAAAGACGTTCGACATCGTGGAAAACGCAAAAATGCAGTACCCCAGCGGCTGCAACGCGCTCGAATGCCTGCTGGTGCATCGCGACGTTGCGCGGTCACTCCTGCCCGGTCTGGGCGAAAGGCTCGGTCCCAAGGGCGTCTCTTTCCGGGCCTGCCCCGAGTCCCTGCCTCTTTTGGGTGAGTGGGCCGAACCGGCCGCGGAACAGGATTGGGGCATGGAATACCTCTCCCTGACCATGGCCGTAAAAGTGGTGGACGGACTGGACGAGGCCATGGATTTCATTGCGGAACACGGATCCAATCATACCGAGGCCATTTTGACCGAGGACCATTCCCGGGCCATGCAGTTTATTCGTGAAGTGGATGCCTCGCTGGTGGTGGCCAACGCCACCACGCGCTTCAACGACGGCGGCCAGCTTGGGCTTGGCGCGGAAATCGGTATTTCAACGTCCAAGCTGCACGCCTACGGTCCCATGGGAGTACGCGAGTTGACGTCGGCCAAGTTCGTGTTGGTGGGCGACTGGCAGGTTCGCGAGTAA
- the iorA gene encoding indolepyruvate ferredoxin oxidoreductase subunit alpha — MAHPLLSPEGGATHLLLGNEAIVRGALEAGIQVVTCYPGTPSSEVPDTFYRISPDGKFKFEYSANEKVALEVGGGASMSGAMTLTTMKHVGVNVAADPLLTLAYTGTPGGLMLLSADDPGCHSSQNEQDNRYYGRLAGLPVFEPATAQEAKDMARDGLLLSKKHETPLLLRTTTRVNHLRGPVEFGPMPDPGKPEGFKRNPSKFVPIPAFARPMHERLLERIEALREEAENSPYNTIHGTGTIGIAASGISRAYLADAIMETGLADKFKIMELGFAHPLPRNMALDFMKSVDKVIVIEELEPILENDLRVLAQKNGLDLSIEGKDLLPPNGEFTVTMVANVLRAQVGEKTFACDSCIPAELPQRPPNLCAGCPHRATYFAARKVFGDDAVYSSDIGCYTLGLLPPLSMADFLVCMGSSISAGCGAAMANDKPVVAFIGDSTFFHSGLTGLASAVFNNHDVLLVILDNHTTAMTGHQPHPGVEMTILGENENRLDIAKACEGLGVTNIRKVNPLNQKKTRAALEELREMSGVRVLIAREPCPLHSRRVYKKVAPMVAYVADSCTGRAECLDTLACPAFYKEGDKAAINPILCNGCMLCLQVCKHIKSKKRGS; from the coding sequence ATGGCCCATCCACTTCTGTCGCCCGAAGGCGGTGCCACCCACCTGCTGCTCGGCAACGAAGCCATAGTCCGGGGCGCGCTGGAAGCCGGCATTCAGGTTGTCACCTGCTACCCCGGAACGCCCTCGTCCGAGGTTCCGGACACATTCTACCGGATATCCCCGGACGGCAAATTCAAATTCGAATACTCGGCCAACGAAAAGGTCGCCCTTGAAGTGGGCGGCGGCGCATCCATGTCCGGCGCCATGACCCTGACCACCATGAAACACGTGGGGGTCAACGTGGCGGCCGACCCGCTGCTGACGCTGGCATACACGGGAACGCCCGGCGGCCTGATGCTGCTTTCGGCCGACGACCCCGGCTGCCACTCCAGCCAGAACGAGCAGGACAACCGCTATTACGGCCGGCTGGCCGGACTGCCGGTATTCGAGCCTGCCACAGCGCAGGAAGCCAAGGATATGGCCCGCGACGGCCTGCTGCTTTCCAAAAAACATGAAACCCCGCTGCTGCTGCGCACCACCACCCGCGTGAACCATCTGCGTGGTCCGGTGGAGTTCGGCCCCATGCCCGACCCGGGCAAGCCCGAAGGTTTCAAGCGCAACCCTTCGAAATTCGTGCCCATTCCGGCCTTTGCCCGCCCCATGCACGAACGCCTTCTGGAGCGGATCGAGGCCCTGCGCGAGGAAGCCGAGAATTCCCCCTACAACACGATCCACGGAACCGGCACCATCGGCATCGCGGCTTCCGGCATCAGCCGGGCCTATCTGGCGGACGCCATCATGGAAACCGGGCTGGCCGACAAATTCAAGATCATGGAACTGGGCTTTGCCCATCCCCTGCCCCGCAACATGGCGCTGGACTTCATGAAGAGCGTGGACAAGGTCATCGTCATCGAAGAGCTTGAGCCGATCCTTGAAAACGACCTGCGCGTGCTGGCCCAGAAGAACGGGCTGGACCTGAGCATCGAAGGCAAGGATCTGCTGCCGCCCAACGGCGAATTCACCGTGACCATGGTGGCCAACGTGCTGCGCGCACAGGTGGGCGAAAAAACCTTTGCCTGCGATTCCTGCATCCCCGCGGAACTGCCCCAGCGTCCGCCGAACCTCTGTGCGGGCTGCCCGCACCGGGCCACCTACTTTGCCGCACGCAAGGTCTTCGGCGACGATGCCGTGTATTCCTCGGACATCGGCTGCTACACCCTGGGCCTTTTGCCGCCCCTGTCCATGGCCGACTTTCTCGTGTGCATGGGATCGTCCATTTCCGCAGGTTGCGGAGCGGCCATGGCCAACGACAAGCCCGTGGTGGCCTTTATCGGCGATTCCACCTTCTTCCATTCCGGACTGACCGGGCTGGCCAGCGCCGTATTCAACAATCACGACGTGCTGCTGGTGATTCTGGACAACCACACTACGGCCATGACAGGCCACCAGCCCCACCCGGGCGTGGAAATGACCATTCTCGGCGAAAACGAAAACCGGCTGGATATTGCCAAGGCCTGCGAAGGCCTCGGCGTGACCAACATCCGCAAGGTCAATCCGCTGAACCAGAAAAAGACGCGCGCCGCTCTCGAGGAACTCAGGGAGATGTCCGGCGTCCGCGTGCTCATCGCCCGCGAACCCTGCCCCCTGCACTCCCGCCGGGTCTACAAGAAGGTCGCCCCCATGGTGGCCTATGTGGCGGATTCGTGCACCGGACGGGCCGAATGTCTGGACACACTCGCCTGTCCGGCCTTCTACAAGGAAGGCGACAAGGCGGCCATCAACCCGATCCTGTGCAACGGCTGCATGCTCTGTCTGCAGGTTTGCAAACACATCAAGTCCAAGAAGAGGGGCAGCTAA
- a CDS encoding hemolysin family protein, with amino-acid sequence MLELILAVGLAVFVSTFCSLAEAALYSLPWSQVERLKRCGKKSGAMLECLRNNVEEPITAILTLNTVAHTAGAAVAGWAWADIYGEDTLWLFTLVFTLVILIISEILPKTIGVVYNDAIAPPLASTLRVLVWVFKPAVMVLGLVAAAIRGSRKSPEHSEADILAVASLTRRSGVIKPYEEQSIRNILLLDDKSVEQVMTPRTVVFSLSADMTVAEARESHPVWPHSRVPVFGDDNDDIVGIVYRRQVFEALADDHDELKLSDLMRPVRFVLESLTLDQVLVKFLGSRMHLFVVLDEYGGMAGVISLEDVLEEILGNEIVDETDQVVDMRELARMRRGNLVQGQGEDDIPPVNNKE; translated from the coding sequence ATGTTAGAACTCATCCTTGCCGTCGGGCTGGCGGTTTTTGTTTCCACCTTCTGTTCACTGGCGGAGGCCGCGTTGTATTCCCTGCCCTGGAGTCAGGTGGAAAGGCTCAAGCGTTGCGGAAAGAAATCCGGTGCGATGCTGGAATGCCTGCGCAACAATGTGGAAGAACCCATCACGGCCATCCTGACCCTGAACACGGTGGCTCACACTGCGGGTGCGGCCGTGGCTGGCTGGGCCTGGGCCGATATTTACGGCGAGGACACCCTGTGGCTGTTCACGCTGGTTTTCACGCTGGTTATCCTGATCATTTCCGAGATTTTGCCCAAGACGATCGGCGTGGTCTACAACGATGCCATAGCGCCCCCGCTGGCCTCCACGCTTCGCGTGCTGGTCTGGGTGTTCAAGCCCGCGGTCATGGTGCTCGGCCTTGTTGCCGCTGCGATTCGCGGCAGCCGCAAATCCCCGGAGCACAGCGAGGCGGATATTCTGGCCGTGGCCAGTCTGACCCGGCGCAGCGGGGTGATCAAACCCTACGAGGAACAGTCCATCCGCAACATTCTGCTGCTGGACGACAAGAGCGTGGAGCAGGTCATGACACCGCGTACCGTGGTTTTCAGCCTGTCCGCGGACATGACCGTTGCCGAGGCGCGCGAGTCGCATCCGGTGTGGCCTCACAGCCGGGTGCCGGTTTTTGGTGACGACAACGACGACATCGTGGGCATCGTTTACCGGCGTCAGGTTTTCGAGGCGCTGGCCGACGATCACGACGAACTGAAACTTTCCGATCTCATGCGTCCGGTGCGTTTCGTGCTGGAAAGCCTGACCCTGGACCAGGTGCTGGTCAAGTTCCTGGGCAGCAGGATGCACCTTTTCGTGGTGCTGGACGAATACGGCGGCATGGCCGGGGTCATTTCGCTCGAGGACGTGCTCGAGGAAATACTGGGCAACGAGATCGTGGACGAGACCGACCAGGTGGTGGATATGCGCGAGCTTGCAAGAATGCGTCGCGGCAATCTGGTGCAGGGGCAGGGCGAGGACGACATCCCGCCCGTAAACAATAAGGAATGA
- a CDS encoding sigma-54-dependent Fis family transcriptional regulator has translation MAIQTQDAPDAAYLTTLKQVQEELSKQVPLEESLNHLLKILARDMGYVRAFMVIMDPKTENLKLSLTYSPAAADEVTYSPGRGVIGRVFEAGEPIIVPRMSDDPEFLNKAFGRSKEELAKLGFICVPIINRSKIGTDIIGALSVDVPLIPMDDMRGHESFLEVVAGFIAHQVAQLQEEMAMHNHMLAQGVVTSGAEATPPSNFVAASKAMRMVLRQARQVSPSRATVLLRGESGTGKELLAEFIHSASPRADKPLIRLNCAALPSELIESELFGHQKGAFTGAFQTKRGLFEVADQGTLFLDEIGELSLDAQAKVLRAIQEKEIQRVGSEQTITVDVRLICATHQPLEELLEQGLFREDLFYRINVFPVFIPSLKERREDILPLAEHFLDDFTREYGKEVKRISTPAIELLTMYHWPGNVRELRNCVERAVLVCEEEVIRTYHLPPTLQTAESSATGTNLSFGEAVAKFEQELLVDSLKKTSGNMLQAARDLRVSYRIVNYKVKKYGIDVKRFSQHKSARRKRKTQRTE, from the coding sequence ATGGCGATTCAAACGCAGGATGCCCCGGACGCGGCATACCTGACGACGCTCAAACAGGTTCAGGAAGAGCTTTCCAAACAGGTGCCTCTGGAGGAAAGCCTCAACCACCTGTTGAAAATTCTGGCGCGGGACATGGGCTATGTCCGGGCGTTCATGGTCATCATGGACCCCAAGACAGAGAACCTCAAACTCTCGCTGACCTACAGCCCGGCAGCAGCCGACGAAGTCACCTATTCCCCCGGGCGCGGCGTCATCGGGCGTGTGTTCGAAGCCGGAGAACCCATCATCGTTCCCCGCATGTCCGACGATCCCGAATTCCTGAACAAGGCTTTCGGAAGGTCCAAGGAAGAGCTGGCCAAGCTCGGTTTCATCTGCGTGCCCATCATCAACCGCAGCAAGATCGGAACCGACATCATCGGCGCTCTGAGCGTCGACGTGCCGCTCATCCCCATGGACGACATGCGCGGCCATGAGAGTTTTCTGGAAGTGGTGGCCGGTTTCATCGCCCATCAGGTGGCACAGTTGCAGGAAGAAATGGCCATGCATAACCATATGCTGGCCCAGGGTGTGGTCACCTCCGGCGCGGAAGCGACGCCCCCTTCCAACTTCGTGGCCGCAAGCAAGGCCATGCGCATGGTTCTCCGTCAGGCACGGCAGGTATCACCCAGCCGCGCAACGGTCCTGCTCCGCGGCGAATCCGGGACAGGCAAGGAACTGCTGGCGGAGTTCATCCACTCGGCAAGCCCGCGTGCAGACAAGCCGCTCATCCGGCTCAACTGCGCGGCCCTGCCCTCCGAACTCATCGAATCCGAACTGTTCGGCCATCAGAAAGGTGCGTTTACCGGAGCATTCCAGACCAAGCGCGGCCTGTTCGAGGTGGCGGACCAGGGAACCCTTTTCCTTGATGAAATAGGCGAGCTTTCGCTGGATGCGCAGGCCAAGGTATTGCGTGCCATTCAGGAAAAGGAAATCCAGCGCGTAGGGTCCGAACAGACCATCACCGTGGACGTGCGGCTCATCTGCGCCACACACCAGCCCCTTGAAGAACTGCTGGAGCAGGGGCTGTTCCGCGAAGACCTGTTCTATCGCATCAACGTCTTCCCGGTATTCATCCCATCGCTCAAGGAACGGCGCGAGGACATCCTGCCGCTGGCCGAGCACTTTCTGGACGATTTCACCCGCGAATACGGAAAGGAAGTCAAGCGCATATCCACTCCGGCCATCGAGCTGCTGACCATGTACCACTGGCCCGGCAACGTCCGCGAACTGCGCAACTGCGTGGAACGTGCCGTACTCGTGTGCGAGGAAGAGGTCATCCGCACCTACCACCTGCCGCCCACGCTGCAGACCGCGGAAAGCTCGGCCACGGGCACCAACCTCTCCTTTGGCGAGGCCGTTGCCAAGTTCGAGCAGGAGCTGCTGGTGGATTCCCTGAAGAAAACGTCCGGCAACATGCTGCAGGCCGCCCGCGATCTGCGCGTTTCCTACCGAATCGTGAACTACAAGGTCAAAAAGTACGGCATCGACGTCAAACGCTTCTCACAGCACAAGTCGGCCCGCCGAAAACGCAAAACCCAACGTACTGAATAA
- a CDS encoding indolepyruvate oxidoreductase subunit beta, producing the protein MSNTKPIRIMLTGVGGQGTLTATTLLAKAVLAEGLPVTSGEIHGMAQRGGVVESTVLIGCKSPKIGLGEADVLLGFEPLETMRAMPYLRKDGLVLSSTEFLPPLSVAMGKQENVSIDQVKEVVAQCTGNSFYLPCQSLGLEAGAVQAGNLALLGALTATDAVPVSPQTLAETIKANLPAKIVDVNLKALELGVGALENT; encoded by the coding sequence ATGAGCAATACCAAGCCCATTCGCATAATGCTTACCGGTGTGGGCGGACAGGGAACCCTGACCGCGACCACACTTCTGGCAAAGGCAGTCCTTGCCGAAGGACTGCCCGTGACCTCCGGTGAAATCCACGGCATGGCCCAGCGCGGCGGCGTGGTGGAATCCACGGTGCTCATCGGCTGCAAAAGCCCCAAGATCGGTCTGGGCGAAGCCGACGTACTGCTCGGCTTCGAGCCGCTGGAAACCATGCGCGCCATGCCGTACCTGCGCAAGGACGGGCTGGTGCTTTCCAGCACCGAGTTCCTGCCGCCCCTGTCCGTTGCCATGGGCAAGCAGGAAAACGTGAGCATTGATCAAGTCAAGGAAGTCGTGGCCCAATGTACGGGCAACAGCTTCTACCTCCCCTGCCAAAGCCTCGGGCTCGAAGCAGGTGCGGTACAGGCAGGCAACCTTGCGCTCCTGGGCGCGCTCACCGCTACGGACGCCGTTCCCGTCAGTCCGCAAACCCTGGCCGAGACCATCAAGGCAAATCTTCCGGCCAAAATCGTGGACGTCAACCTCAAGGCCCTTGAATTGGGTGTGGGCGCACTCGAAAACACCTAA